The window TCGAGGTCCTGGTGGCGCGGGTGGTCGAGGTGCGTCCACCCGCGGAGCTGACTCTGGCGTCGGTCACGGTGTGGCTGGAGGTGGTCCTGCTGGGCCTGACCATCTTCTACGTGTGGGTGAGCTACACCCTGCTGGTCACGCTGGCTCAGTGGGTCCTGCGCGCTTTCGACTTCGCGGCCGCTTTCGCCGTCGGCGTCCTGCAGTTCGTGGCGATCGGGTGGCTCGGGCCGGACACGGTAGCGCCGTTCTGCGTGATGATCGTGATCGGCTTCGGTTCCGGCGCGTGGATCTCGCATTCCAACACAGGCGCCGCGGCGGCGCGACCCGAGAACGCAGCGGTCACCGGTTCGCTGCCACGCTGGCGCCTCACCGTCTTGCTGGCCGCGGTCGGCGTGTTGGGCGTCGTGGGCGCGATCGCGGCGGAGTCGTCGCTGCCTCTCGTCGTTGGCGCTCTCGCGGCCAGCGCCGTGCTGGTAATCGCCGCCCTGAGGGAGTGGTTCGGCTGGTGGAACCGGGTGGTGCGGCTGTAGTCGCTCGACTCAGCGCCCGCCCGCTCCGCGCCCCACGCCCACCTCCAGCCCCAGCCGCACCGTGAACGGCGGCTGGAAGCCGATCTCCGAGCCGAACGCGGACCGCTCCCCGACCTGGTTCGCGACGATCTGATCGAACGTGCCGAAGGGGGACCCGCGTGACGCGTTGAAGCGCCGCTGGTCGATGCGCACCGCGTCCTGCGGATTGCCCAGGTGCAGCAGGTCGAGGATGACCCTGCCCGCGCCCCCACGCCGCGCCGCCCACGCGTAGCGCAGCCGCAGGCCGAGATCCCAGGTGGTCGGAGTCCGCCCCTCCGAGCCGCGCGGCGCCAGGAACAGCGGCGTGTTGAAGCCGCCGGGTACCCGCCCGAATTCGCTCACCGGCGTCCCGCTGGTCACCGCCAGCGTCGTGCCGACCCCGAAGCCCGCGCCCACATCCACGCTCCCCAGCAGCTTGAGGACGTGCGGGCGATGGTTCGGCAGCGGCCCGTCGGCGTTCTCCTGCTGCACCGGGAAGTACGTGGCCATGTTGTTGTTGGGGCCGAAGCTCCCGCCCCGCAGCCCGCCCGCGTCCGCCGCCAGCAGCCCCGGATAGTTGCCGCGGTTGCGCGACAGCACGTACGACGCGAGCAGCGAGTGGCGCGCGCCGCGCCTGCGCAGGGTCAACTCCAGCGCGTCGTACTCGCGGGTGGAGCGCGGCAGGTGGTCGAGCGGGCCGAAGCCGGGGTTGCCGCCTGCGAACGTCCCGTCGGGCCTGAACGCCGCGGTGATGCTGCGCCGCAGCCTCCTGTGGACGCCGCGCAGAGTGAGGCTCGTGCCGCGCGCCACGACCGCCTCGTAGCCCGCGACGTACTCGTCGTGATGCTCTCCCTCCAGGCCGTCGACTCCCCCGCGTATCTCGTCCGGCTCGGCGAACACGGTGACGGAGTCCGGCGCGCCTCCGTCCCTGGGGTCGACGCTGTGGAACTCCTGCCGCTGGTCGAACCCGGCGAGCGCGAGCGTCGACCAGTAGAGCGGCAGTTGCTGATAGAACCGGCCGGCGTGCGCGAACAGCTTGTGCCGCTCGCCCGAACCGGGCCGGTAGATCACGCCCAGGCGCGGCTGAAGCTGGTCCGTCAGGCGCTGCCCGACGTCGCCCTCCTGGTCGATCAGGTACTGCCCGTCCCAGCGCAAGCCGGCGTTGACCGTCAGCGCGTCCAGGGGGCTCCAGGAGTCCTGGAGGTAGAGCGTCGCGACGCGGTTGCGGACGGTTACGTCCTGGCGGAAGAAGGTGACCTCGTAGCGAGCGTCGGCGACCCGGATGATCTGCCCGGGGTTCTCCTCGATGCGGACTTCCAGGCGGTTGTCCTGGAACTCCGCTCCGGCTTCGAGGGAGTGCCGGCCGAGCGCCAGCTCCGCCGAGACGCGCGCGCCGGTGCGGGCGCTGCGGATGCGCTGGTCGGTGGCGTTGCCCCCGGACAGGACGATCTGCGGGGCGCCCGTGCGGTCGATGAACGCGGGCTCGGTGCGGCCGAGCTCGGTCGCGCCCTCGATGTCCTCGCGGCCCCCGTGGCGCGACAACGAGCCCCTCAGCGACAACCCCGGGCGGGCGCGCCACGTGGCGTGCAGGGAGGCGTTCACGCCCCCGTCGCGGTGGTCGCTGAGGATCGGGTCGGGGTTGACCAGTCGCACCGTGCCGGACGGCGGGCTCACCACGCGGCGGCTCGAGGGATCTCCGAACACCGACAGCGCGACGTCCCACGCCTCGGCCGGGCGCCAGTCCAGCCTCGTCGCGAACACGTGCCGCGTCTCTTCCTCCTCCTCCATCCCGAGGCCCGTCAGGCCGACGTCGGCGCGCCTGAAGGTGGGGTTGTAGGCGGCGAACCCCGCGAGTCGCCCGGGCAGCAGCGCGGCCCCGAGGCTCAAGGCCAGGTCGTAGTCGACGCGGTCCGTGCGCGCGGCCACGCCCGGCTCGGGCCGCGGGGTCGCCGACACGTCGTCGCCGGACCAGTAGGCGAATCCCGAGAGCCCGGGCTCCGCCAGCCCGGAGCGGGTCACGACGTTGACGATGCCGCCCAGCGCCTGCCCGTACTTCGCGGAGTAGCCGCCCTCGACCACCTGCACCGCCTCGACCACGTCGAACGGCAGCGCCGTGAAGGTCCGGCCACGATAGAGATCGGTGACGTTGACGCCGTCGATGTAGTAGGCGTTCTCCAGGCCGGTGGCGCCGGCGACGTTGACCGGGTCGCCGTAGAAGCTCTGGTTGGCGTGGGGGAGCAGCGCCACCAGGGAGGCATAGTCGCGGCCCGCGGGCAGCCGCTCCAAGTCGCGCGCCGCGAGGGTGGTCGAGGTGGCGGTGCTGTAGGGGTCGATGCCGGTCGCATCGACGCTGACTTCCAGCGGGGCGAGGGGAACGGCGGCCACCTCCAGGCGCGCCACGGGCAGCGCGGCCGTGGCGCCGAGCTCGACCGGCACGCCCTCGTAAACGACGCCCCGACGCCCAAGCGCGCGGATCTCGACGCGGTACGTCCCCACCGGCAGGTCGGCCAGCCGGAACGCGCCCAGAGCGTCGGTGTGCGCCTCGCGCGTGCCCAGGAGAGCGTCGGAGGCGACCAGCACCGACGCGCCGGCCACCCCCCTGCCGTCTGCGTCCACCACGCGGCCCGAGACGGCGCCGGAGGCCACCTGCGCGGCGACCGGCGTCGATCCCACGGCGGCGGCCAAGAGCACCGCCGCCGCGAGCCCCACCCTGCGCATTACCCCGCCTCGGGCGCGGCGTCCTCGAGCGTGGGCACCTCCAGCTCGAAGCCCGGATACACCTGCCCCGTGGTCGGGCTCGGGTCCACGAAGCACATGCTCTGCCGATACATCAACTCCAGCGATGGCGGCGGATAGATGCCGTCCACCTCGGGCCCGCTCATGGAATGCGAGGCCACCCGCCGACGCGGGTTGTAGTCCGCGCGCGCCGCGTCGTCGGTGCACTCCATCGTCTGCATCATCCCGTTGTCCTCGTGGAGCAGGATGTGGCAGTGGTGCACCCAAGTGCCCGTAAAGTCCAGAAAGCGCGTGCGGAAGACGACCCGCCCGCCGT is drawn from Gemmatimonadota bacterium and contains these coding sequences:
- a CDS encoding TonB-dependent receptor; the encoded protein is MRRVGLAAAVLLAAAVGSTPVAAQVASGAVSGRVVDADGRGVAGASVLVASDALLGTREAHTDALGAFRLADLPVGTYRVEIRALGRRGVVYEGVPVELGATAALPVARLEVAAVPLAPLEVSVDATGIDPYSTATSTTLAARDLERLPAGRDYASLVALLPHANQSFYGDPVNVAGATGLENAYYIDGVNVTDLYRGRTFTALPFDVVEAVQVVEGGYSAKYGQALGGIVNVVTRSGLAEPGLSGFAYWSGDDVSATPRPEPGVAARTDRVDYDLALSLGAALLPGRLAGFAAYNPTFRRADVGLTGLGMEEEEETRHVFATRLDWRPAEAWDVALSVFGDPSSRRVVSPPSGTVRLVNPDPILSDHRDGGVNASLHATWRARPGLSLRGSLSRHGGREDIEGATELGRTEPAFIDRTGAPQIVLSGGNATDQRIRSARTGARVSAELALGRHSLEAGAEFQDNRLEVRIEENPGQIIRVADARYEVTFFRQDVTVRNRVATLYLQDSWSPLDALTVNAGLRWDGQYLIDQEGDVGQRLTDQLQPRLGVIYRPGSGERHKLFAHAGRFYQQLPLYWSTLALAGFDQRQEFHSVDPRDGGAPDSVTVFAEPDEIRGGVDGLEGEHHDEYVAGYEAVVARGTSLTLRGVHRRLRRSITAAFRPDGTFAGGNPGFGPLDHLPRSTREYDALELTLRRRGARHSLLASYVLSRNRGNYPGLLAADAGGLRGGSFGPNNNMATYFPVQQENADGPLPNHRPHVLKLLGSVDVGAGFGVGTTLAVTSGTPVSEFGRVPGGFNTPLFLAPRGSEGRTPTTWDLGLRLRYAWAARRGGAGRVILDLLHLGNPQDAVRIDQRRFNASRGSPFGTFDQIVANQVGERSAFGSEIGFQPPFTVRLGLEVGVGRGAGGR